One region of Chryseobacterium muglaense genomic DNA includes:
- a CDS encoding RsmE family RNA methyltransferase yields the protein MKLFHGEINNRDVVINDEEQQHIVKVLRMKDGEEIHVTDGKGSLASGTLIIEGKKAGIEVTEIKTETPDFKPKLHIAIAPTKNIDRIEFFVEKAVEMGISEITILQTEKTERKNLNIDKIRKQAISASKQSLRFHFPVINDLIKLQDFLKNINSETTFVAHCNENLERINLNKIPQLENYTFLIGPEGDFSDKEILFLAEKGIKAVSLGNQRLRTETAGVFVAAWNYNKMI from the coding sequence ATGAAATTATTCCACGGAGAAATTAATAATAGAGACGTTGTAATCAACGACGAGGAACAACAGCACATCGTAAAAGTTCTTCGCATGAAAGATGGTGAAGAAATTCATGTAACCGATGGAAAAGGAAGTCTTGCTTCGGGAACATTGATTATTGAAGGAAAAAAAGCAGGAATTGAAGTTACTGAAATCAAAACGGAAACTCCTGATTTTAAACCTAAGCTTCATATTGCGATTGCTCCAACCAAAAACATCGACCGTATCGAATTTTTTGTTGAGAAAGCCGTAGAAATGGGAATTTCTGAAATAACCATTCTTCAAACTGAAAAAACTGAACGTAAAAATTTAAACATTGATAAAATCAGAAAACAGGCAATCTCAGCTTCTAAACAAAGCCTGAGATTTCATTTTCCTGTTATTAATGATTTGATAAAGCTTCAAGACTTTCTGAAAAATATAAATTCTGAAACTACTTTTGTAGCGCACTGCAATGAAAATTTAGAAAGAATTAATTTAAATAAAATTCCGCAGCTTGAAAATTATACTTTCTTGATTGGTCCTGAAGGAGATTTTTCAGATAAAGAAATTTTGTTTTTAGCAGAAAAAGGAATTAAAGCAGTTTCTCTGGGAAATCAAAGATTAAGAACTGAAACTGCGGGAGTTTTTGTTGCCGCTTGGAATTATAATAAGATGATTTAA
- the tsaD gene encoding tRNA (adenosine(37)-N6)-threonylcarbamoyltransferase complex transferase subunit TsaD, with amino-acid sequence MSDSIILGIESSCDDTSAAIIKGNSILSNIAANQEIHKEYGGVVPELASRAHQQNIIPVVEKSILKANIQQNAISAIGFTRGPGLLGSLLVGTSFAKSLAMSLDVPLIEVNHLQAHILAHFIDDANPVPPKFPFLCLTVSGGHTMIVLVKDYFDMEIIGKTIDDAAGEAFDKIGKIFDLDYPAGPIIDRLAKEGNPDAFKFNKPRLDNYDYSFSGIKTSVLYFIQKEVRKNPDFIKENMNDLCASVQKCIIEILMNKLEKAAKDLDLKEVAIAGGVSANSALRKVMQDNHEKLGWNIYIPKFEYTTDNAAMIAMVAQLKFERGEFTDLRTTATSKYDL; translated from the coding sequence ATGAGCGACTCTATAATTTTAGGTATCGAATCATCTTGTGATGACACTTCAGCAGCTATTATCAAAGGAAATTCTATTCTTTCAAACATTGCAGCCAATCAGGAAATCCACAAAGAATATGGTGGTGTAGTTCCCGAGCTGGCTTCACGTGCCCATCAGCAGAATATTATTCCTGTTGTTGAAAAATCTATACTTAAAGCAAATATACAACAAAATGCAATTTCTGCCATAGGCTTTACGAGAGGTCCCGGACTTTTGGGTTCTCTGCTTGTAGGAACCTCTTTTGCTAAGTCACTCGCTATGAGTTTAGATGTTCCTTTAATAGAAGTAAATCACCTTCAGGCGCATATTTTAGCCCATTTCATTGACGATGCAAATCCTGTGCCGCCCAAATTTCCGTTTTTGTGCCTTACCGTAAGTGGTGGGCATACAATGATTGTCTTGGTAAAAGATTATTTCGACATGGAAATCATCGGAAAAACTATTGACGATGCCGCTGGCGAAGCTTTTGATAAAATCGGGAAAATATTTGATTTAGATTATCCGGCTGGTCCGATTATCGACCGATTGGCAAAAGAAGGAAATCCTGATGCTTTTAAATTTAATAAACCTCGATTAGACAACTACGACTATTCTTTCAGCGGTATTAAAACATCCGTTTTATACTTTATTCAGAAAGAAGTAAGAAAAAACCCTGATTTCATTAAAGAAAATATGAATGATTTGTGTGCTTCGGTTCAGAAATGTATTATCGAAATTTTAATGAATAAATTAGAGAAAGCAGCAAAAGATTTAGACTTAAAAGAAGTTGCGATTGCTGGTGGAGTTTCTGCTAATTCAGCATTGAGAAAAGTAATGCAAGACAACCACGAAAAATTAGGCTGGAATATTTACATTCCAAAATTTGAATATACCACGGATAATGCAGCGATGATTGCAATGGTTGCACAATTAAAATTTGAAAGAGGGGAATTTACAGATTTAAGAACCACTGCAACCTCAAAATACGATTTATAA
- a CDS encoding XAC2610-related protein produces MKNIVAFIALLLVFSCDKKKLDNISKSDSINIAIDSAAVNIDSSKIQNLEQESVLDEEPKDGKYSQIIKDKDFSAEVFYTIKDGRVDYYKLKVYQGKEVQNLKAFSDWGFRNIEELDFKFEDVNFDGTNDLTISKEVGMNWFISNVWINKKGKFIQEKKFEKIYNPIFNVKKKEIKSDYRISGVGEFWSTYEWKNGKLIRTSYTEDVVDIN; encoded by the coding sequence ATGAAAAATATTGTTGCATTTATTGCTTTACTTTTGGTTTTCTCTTGTGACAAGAAAAAGCTGGATAATATCTCAAAAAGTGATTCAATAAATATTGCGATTGATTCTGCTGCTGTAAATATTGACAGTTCTAAAATTCAAAATCTTGAACAAGAAAGTGTTTTGGATGAAGAGCCGAAAGATGGGAAATACTCTCAAATTATTAAAGATAAAGATTTTTCTGCTGAAGTTTTTTACACCATAAAAGATGGAAGAGTAGATTATTACAAGCTAAAAGTTTATCAGGGAAAGGAAGTGCAAAATCTTAAAGCATTTTCAGATTGGGGATTTCGAAATATTGAAGAATTAGATTTTAAGTTTGAGGATGTAAATTTTGATGGAACTAATGATCTTACGATTTCAAAAGAAGTAGGAATGAATTGGTTTATTTCAAATGTTTGGATCAATAAAAAAGGGAAATTTATTCAAGAAAAAAAATTCGAGAAAATCTATAATCCTATTTTTAATGTAAAGAAAAAAGAAATAAAGTCGGATTACAGAATTTCTGGAGTTGGAGAATTTTGGTCAACATACGAATGGAAAAACGGTAAACTAATTCGTACTTCTTACACAGAAGATGTTGTTGATATCAATTGA